The proteins below come from a single Oncorhynchus tshawytscha isolate Ot180627B linkage group LG22, Otsh_v2.0, whole genome shotgun sequence genomic window:
- the zbtb48 gene encoding telomere zinc finger-associated protein isoform X2, which produces MLTQVSSTHAQRVLSFLNEQRGLGWFCDAKLTVGGDGRAYNAHRNILACFSKIFQESEPTTTMVKKVSLPKECPTDGLELLLEFFYTGNLKLDSLNLDNVQQAADSLCVPDALALCQQFTTEGTISPEEPPSADHLGEDDGLIPPVTSTETKVPLKRGRPPQKRGRPKKSQTPSSSSSKKDPPEATATTTRSGRKVKISRRLLGEGPRPQLLPQGTTNRGTPQLVISLMDRSDRAEDEGQSLPQPTDTTEPHDDDDDDDGLMEGVDEDTDEEYVPHALPTTTSSPKGRRKGPGKAVNKENSEEAAKGSKKGSVQCPTCNKTFLSKYYLKVHNRRHTGEKPFACSKCGKRYYRKENLMDHQARNCKCGEKVKAVHNCLQCPMSFDRVVDLRLHTVSHTGEMPNKCTSCSEQFMRKKDLRNHEIKIHGAPKPHACSLCSKAYLSKTEVRLHEASKHRGEKLFVCEECGHRASSRNGLQMHIKAIHRNERPFVCEYCNHAFTQKANLNMHLRVHTGEKPYQCHLCGKTFRTQASLDKHHRTHTGERPYSCEFCNQRFTEKGPMLRHVASKHQDDRPHCCKICGKTFKAIEQLRVHVRRHQGMRKFECEKCGYKFTRQAHLRRHIQVHNRTENYNPRERKLRNLIVKDEGSQEEDETSPSPTPPTEKGTPEGLAPVSGPSVPLPVFGPGLSVSGPGTVPGASDILRVVIQPLVEEVVSSQGQVVVGFNQAVVGHGPGQLEVGLTQSQGVVGQGQVEVGLTHGQVGFPQVGVGQGHGQVEVLSSQGLGVVGHGFIVTDVLDQTLLVAGDYPIPETTVDLKDIREDPPAKSKA; this is translated from the exons ATGCTTACACAGGTGAGCAGCACCCATGCCCAACGGGTGTTGTCTTTTCTGAATGAGCAGAGGGGTCTTGGCTGGTTCTGTGATGCCAAGCTGACtgtaggaggagatgggagggcgTACAATGCCCATCGCAACATCCTGGCCTGTTTTAGTAAGATTTTCCAGGAATCTGAGCCAACCACTACCATGGTTAAGAAGGTCTCCCTCCCAAAGGAGTGCCCCACTGACGGCCTGGAACTACTTCTAGAATTTTTCTACACAGGGAATTTGAAGCTTGACTCTCTGAATCTGGACAATGTGCAACAGGCTGCAGACAGCCTATGTGTACCAGATGCGCTCGCCCTCTGTCAGCAGTTCACCACAGAAGGAACCATCTCTCCAGAAGAACCTCCGTCTGCAGATCATCTGGGTGAAGATGATGGCCTAATCCCACCTGTAACTTCTACGGAAACCAAGGTCCCCCTAAAAAGGGGGaggcccccccaaaaaagaggGAGGCCCAAAAAATCCCAAACCCCTAGTAGCAGCTCAAGTAAGAAGGATCCTCCAGAAGCAACCGCCACCACAACTCGCTCTGGGCGTAAGGTGAAGATCTCCAGAAGGCTGCTTGGAGAGGGCCCCAGGCCGCAGCTCCTGCCCCAGGGAACCACCAACAGGGGAACACCACAACTAGTTATCAGCCTAATGGATAGAAGTGATAGGGCTGAGGACGAGGGACAAAGCCTCCCTCAGCCTACAGATACAACAGAG CCTcacgatgatgatgacgatgatgatggttTGATGGAGGGGGTGGATGAGGACACGGATGAAGAGTATGTGCCCCATGCCCTACCGACTACCACCTCCAGCCCCAAAGGCAGACGTAAAGGACCAGGCAAAGCTGTCAATAAAGAGAACAGTGAGGAGGCGGCCAAGGGCTCCAAAAAGGGCTCTGTTCAGTGCCCCACCTGCAATAAGACCTTCCTCAGCAAATACTATCTCAAAGTACACAACAG GCGTCATACGGGTGAGAAGCCCTTTGCATGCTCTAAGTGTGGGAAGAGGTACTACAGGAAGGAGAATCTGATGGATCACCAGGCGCGGAACTGCAAATGTGGTGAAAAAGTAAAAGCG GTGCACAACTGTCTTCAATGCCCCATGTCATTTGACAGAGTGGTGGATCTACGTCTGCACACTGTCTCCCATACAGGGGAAATGCCCAATAAG TGTACGTCATGCTCGGAACAGTTCATGCGTAAAAAAGATTTGAGAAACCACGAAATCAAAATCCACGGCGCACCCAAACCACATGCA TGCTCTCTGTGCAGCAAAGCCTACCTGTCTAAAACGGAGGTGCGTCTGCATGAGGCGTCCAAGCATCGAGGCGAGAAGCTCTTTGTGTGTGAAGAGTGTGGCCATCGAGCCTCCAGCCGAAACGGCCTGCAGATGCACATCAAAGCCATTCACAG AAACGAGCGTCCATTTGTCTGTGAGTACTGCAACCATGCGTTTACCCAGAAGGCCAACCTCAACATGCACCTGCGCgttcacactggagagaagccctaTCAGTGCCACCTCTGTGGGAAGACCTTCCGGACACAGG CCAGTCTTGACAAGCACCATCGCACCCACACGGGAGAGCGGCCTTACAGCTGTGAGTTCTGTAACCAGCGCTTCACAGAGAAGGGCCCGATGCTCCGCCATGTcgccagcaagcaccaggacgaCCGCCCTCACTGCTGTAAGATATGTGGCAAGACCTTCAAGG CCATCGAGCAGCTCCGCGTCCATGTGCGTCGCCATCAGGGCATGAGGAAGTTTGAGTGCGAAAAGTGTGGCTACAAGTTCACCAGACAG GCCCACTTACGACGTCATATTCAGGTCCACAACCGCACCGAGAACTACAACCCGCGAGAGAGAAAGCTACGGAACCTGATAGTAAAGGATGAGGGGTCGCAGGAGGAGGATGAGACTAGCCCCTCACCAACACCACCCACTGAGAAGGGGACACCTGAGGGGCTGGCACCTGTCTCTGGACCCAGTGTCCCTCTTCCTGTCTTTGGACCTGGACTCAGTGTGTCTGGACCTGGAACTGTACCAGGAGCCAGTGACATCCTCAGGGTGGTTATCCAGCccctggtggaggaggtggtgtccaGCCAAGGGCAGGTGGTGGTGGGCTTTAACCAGGCTGTGGTGGGGCATGGGCCTGGCCAGTTGGAGGTAGGCTTAACCCAGAGCCAAGGTGTGGTAGGCCAAGGCCAGGTAGAGGTGGGCCTTACTCATGGCCAGGTCGGCTTTCCCCAGGTTGGGGTGGGACAGGGACATGGTCAGGTGGAGGTGCTCTCCTCCCAGGGTTTGGGTGTGGTGGGGCATGGTTTCATTGTGACAGATGTGTTAGACCAGACTCTCCTGGTGGCAGGAGACTACCCCATCCCTGAGACCACGGTGGATCTGAAGGACATACGGGAGGATCCTCCTGCTAAGAGCAAGGCCTGA
- the nol9 gene encoding polynucleotide 5'-hydroxyl-kinase NOL9, whose product MKVQKSLPKTKQTSKRQQCNDKWFKSNRIAKNPDSSNLSPSTAMAKLEHRASNLRKDKPNLKRLKKGAKAVSFRPVKTPAATERTPSRPLTNGGAGGPEQGSDSDESQDWSSFAKSVLHQNGGGESMEGQESCVSTKAAPGRIEEEAFVHCAERDYIHNRTVLVMQQGQTLCFRGKCLLSCLYGRVEVHGFTLEEGQQSYPLFSPSSHCPLTVTALGDSPNPSKTKKAGRLEAKAIVRKYLSTETRRRLLSEVDSDSCVILLEPLDTPLTRFLNSFPDLKEVFGLSSRDIRESSAMLDTPLSGLGITPLRKTARGMVMSQTYREALNGLVNACAEELDGCPVILVCGAKNVGKSTFNRHLINTLLNHTASVEYLECDLGQTEFTPSGCLSLSTVREPLLGPPFTHQWAPEHMIFYGQSSCETDLDRYLESLKSLWRLYNRETPIVINTMGWVKGFGFQLLVDIIRLFSISHVVQLSSGDKVMCPQLTPEFLRSSHGWQTHPPVQSALGEDNSGTHPAQRSYTLFRIHSEFEGAGRPGEMRHQRSNEQRDLALLGYFSQLQSPEPGPVRPLHCFTPYQVPHSAVAVGVTHCEVAPTHVLYTANASLVGLCCLNEKVSGRGSPVLLSQTPVCPCVGFGVLRGVDMARGLYFLVTPVAPSILRQVNCLLLGAVTLPNTLLTGQTGILGDPPYVTMDYSFELTGAGKLHVFKGLVRPGQMKNAK is encoded by the exons ATGAAAGTGCAGAAATCTCTCCCCAAAACCAAGCAGACGTCCAAGAGGCAACAATGTAATGACAAGTGGTTCAAGTCCAACAGAATTGCCAAAAACCCAGACTCTTCAAACCTCAGCCCAAGCACAGCCATGGCCAAGCTAGAGCACCGTGCATCTAACCTTAGAAAGGACAAGCCTAACCTGAAGAGACTGAAGAAGGGCGCCAAGGCTGTGTCCTTCAGACCGGTCAAGACTCCGGCTGCCACGGAGAGGACCCCCTCTCGTCCCCTGACCAACGGGGGAGCAGGTGGACCAGAGCAGGGCAGTGACTCAGACGAGTCCCAGGACTGGAGCTCCTTTGCCAAGTCTGTTTTACATCAAAATGGTGGTGGAGAGAGTATGGAGGGCCAGGAGAGTTGTGTCTCAACCAAAGCTGCACCTGGCAGGATAGAGGAGGAGGCTTTTGTTCACTGTGCAGAGCGAGACTACATCCATAATCGCACAGTGCTGGTCATGCAACAGGGTCAG ACCCTGTGTTTTAGGGGGAAGTGCCTTCTGTCATGTCTGTACGGTCGGGTGGAGGTGCATGGTTTCACCCTTGAGGAGGGTCAGCAGTCCTACCCACTTTTTTCCCCTTCCTCACATTGCCCCCTCACCGTCACAGCACTGGGAGATTCCCCTAACCCCAGCAAGACCAAGAAAGCGGGCCGTCTAGAGGCCAAAGCCATTGTCCGCAAGTACCTCTCCACAG AGACACGTAGAAGGTTGTTGAGTGAAGTAGATTCAGACTCCTGTGTGATCCTGCTGGAGCCCCTGGACACCCCTCTGACGCGATTCCTCAACAGTTTCCCAGACCTCAAAGAGGTGTTTGGACTCAGTTCG AGGGACATCCGAGAGAGTTCAGCTATGCTGGACACTCCGCTCTCTGGCCTTGGCATAACCCCACTGCGGAAAACAGCCAGAGGCATGGTTATGTCACAGACCTACAGGGAGGCTCTCAACGGCCTGGTTAACGCCTgtgcag AGGAGCTAGATGGCTGTCCAGTTATTCTTGTATGTGGTGCTAAGAATGTTGGAAAGTCCACCTTCAACCGTCACCTCATCAATACCTTACTTAACCA CACTGCAAGTGTAGAATACCTGGAGTGTGACCTGGGCCAGACAGAGTTCACTCCCTCAggttgtctctccctgtctactgTCAGAGAGCCACTGCTGG gtcCCCCCTTTACACACCAGTGGGCCCCAGAGCACATGATCTTCTATGGCCAGTCGTCCTGTGAAACGGACCTGGACCGCTATCTGGAGTCCCTCAAGTCCCTGTGGCGCTTGTACAACCGAGAGACGCCCATTGTCATCAACACCATGGGCTGGGTCAAAG GTTTTGGCTTTCAGTTGTTGGTGGACATCATTCGCCTCTTCTCCATTTCTCACGTGGTGCAGCTCAGTAGTGGGGATAAAGTCATGTGCCCCCAACTCACCCCTGAGTTCCTGAGGTCATCCCACGGCTGGCAGACACACCCTCCTGTCCAGTCAGCTTTGGGGGAGGACAACTCTGGAACTCATCCTGCCCAGCGGAGTTACACTCTGTTCCGTATTCACTCAGAGTTTGAAGGAGCAGGCCGCCCGGGAGAAAT GAGACACCAGCGCAGCAACGAGCAGCGTGACCTGGCTCTGCTGGGCTACTTCAGCCAGCTGCAGTCCCCTGAACCAGGCCCTGTCAGACCCCTACACTGCTTCACCCCCTACCAG GTTCCCCATTCGGCAGTGGCTGTGGGTGTGACACACTGCGAGGTGGCACCAACTCATGTGCTCTACACTGCCAATGCCAGTCTGGTGGGGCTGTGCTGTCTGAATGAGAAGGTATCAGgcaggggaagcccagtactgctCTCCCAaacccctgtctgtccctgtgtgggCTTTG GTGTCCTTCGAGGTGTGGACATGGCACGGGGCCTGTACTTCCTTGTTACACCTGTAGCTCCCTCCATCCTCCGTCAGGTCAACTGTCTTCTGCTGGGGGCTGTCACACTGCCCAACACCCTCCTCACAGGCCAG ACAGGAATTCTGGGAGATCCTCCCTACGTCACAATGGACTACAGCTTTGAGCTAACCGGTGCCGGCAAGCTTCACGTCTTCAAGGGGCTTGTAAGACCTGGCCAGATGAAAAACGCAAAgtga
- the zbtb48 gene encoding telomere zinc finger-associated protein isoform X1: protein MLTQVSSTHAQRVLSFLNEQRGLGWFCDAKLTVGGDGRAYNAHRNILACFSKIFQESEPTTTMVKKVSLPKECPTDGLELLLEFFYTGNLKLDSLNLDNVQQAADSLCVPDALALCQQFTTEGTISPEEPPSADHLGEDDGLIPPVTSTETKVPLKRGRPPQKRGRPKKSQTPSSSSSKKDPPEATATTTRSGRKVKISRRLLGEGPRPQLLPQGTTNRGTPQLVISLMDRSDRAEDEGQSLPQPTDTTEVTDMVTGIVPDVSYKANSHLQPHDDDDDDDGLMEGVDEDTDEEYVPHALPTTTSSPKGRRKGPGKAVNKENSEEAAKGSKKGSVQCPTCNKTFLSKYYLKVHNRRHTGEKPFACSKCGKRYYRKENLMDHQARNCKCGEKVKAVHNCLQCPMSFDRVVDLRLHTVSHTGEMPNKCTSCSEQFMRKKDLRNHEIKIHGAPKPHACSLCSKAYLSKTEVRLHEASKHRGEKLFVCEECGHRASSRNGLQMHIKAIHRNERPFVCEYCNHAFTQKANLNMHLRVHTGEKPYQCHLCGKTFRTQASLDKHHRTHTGERPYSCEFCNQRFTEKGPMLRHVASKHQDDRPHCCKICGKTFKAIEQLRVHVRRHQGMRKFECEKCGYKFTRQAHLRRHIQVHNRTENYNPRERKLRNLIVKDEGSQEEDETSPSPTPPTEKGTPEGLAPVSGPSVPLPVFGPGLSVSGPGTVPGASDILRVVIQPLVEEVVSSQGQVVVGFNQAVVGHGPGQLEVGLTQSQGVVGQGQVEVGLTHGQVGFPQVGVGQGHGQVEVLSSQGLGVVGHGFIVTDVLDQTLLVAGDYPIPETTVDLKDIREDPPAKSKA, encoded by the exons ATGCTTACACAGGTGAGCAGCACCCATGCCCAACGGGTGTTGTCTTTTCTGAATGAGCAGAGGGGTCTTGGCTGGTTCTGTGATGCCAAGCTGACtgtaggaggagatgggagggcgTACAATGCCCATCGCAACATCCTGGCCTGTTTTAGTAAGATTTTCCAGGAATCTGAGCCAACCACTACCATGGTTAAGAAGGTCTCCCTCCCAAAGGAGTGCCCCACTGACGGCCTGGAACTACTTCTAGAATTTTTCTACACAGGGAATTTGAAGCTTGACTCTCTGAATCTGGACAATGTGCAACAGGCTGCAGACAGCCTATGTGTACCAGATGCGCTCGCCCTCTGTCAGCAGTTCACCACAGAAGGAACCATCTCTCCAGAAGAACCTCCGTCTGCAGATCATCTGGGTGAAGATGATGGCCTAATCCCACCTGTAACTTCTACGGAAACCAAGGTCCCCCTAAAAAGGGGGaggcccccccaaaaaagaggGAGGCCCAAAAAATCCCAAACCCCTAGTAGCAGCTCAAGTAAGAAGGATCCTCCAGAAGCAACCGCCACCACAACTCGCTCTGGGCGTAAGGTGAAGATCTCCAGAAGGCTGCTTGGAGAGGGCCCCAGGCCGCAGCTCCTGCCCCAGGGAACCACCAACAGGGGAACACCACAACTAGTTATCAGCCTAATGGATAGAAGTGATAGGGCTGAGGACGAGGGACAAAGCCTCCCTCAGCCTACAGATACAACAGAG GTAACAGACATGGTCACTGGCATTGTACCAGATGTTAGCTATAAAGCTAATTCTCATTTGCAGCCTcacgatgatgatgacgatgatgatggttTGATGGAGGGGGTGGATGAGGACACGGATGAAGAGTATGTGCCCCATGCCCTACCGACTACCACCTCCAGCCCCAAAGGCAGACGTAAAGGACCAGGCAAAGCTGTCAATAAAGAGAACAGTGAGGAGGCGGCCAAGGGCTCCAAAAAGGGCTCTGTTCAGTGCCCCACCTGCAATAAGACCTTCCTCAGCAAATACTATCTCAAAGTACACAACAG GCGTCATACGGGTGAGAAGCCCTTTGCATGCTCTAAGTGTGGGAAGAGGTACTACAGGAAGGAGAATCTGATGGATCACCAGGCGCGGAACTGCAAATGTGGTGAAAAAGTAAAAGCG GTGCACAACTGTCTTCAATGCCCCATGTCATTTGACAGAGTGGTGGATCTACGTCTGCACACTGTCTCCCATACAGGGGAAATGCCCAATAAG TGTACGTCATGCTCGGAACAGTTCATGCGTAAAAAAGATTTGAGAAACCACGAAATCAAAATCCACGGCGCACCCAAACCACATGCA TGCTCTCTGTGCAGCAAAGCCTACCTGTCTAAAACGGAGGTGCGTCTGCATGAGGCGTCCAAGCATCGAGGCGAGAAGCTCTTTGTGTGTGAAGAGTGTGGCCATCGAGCCTCCAGCCGAAACGGCCTGCAGATGCACATCAAAGCCATTCACAG AAACGAGCGTCCATTTGTCTGTGAGTACTGCAACCATGCGTTTACCCAGAAGGCCAACCTCAACATGCACCTGCGCgttcacactggagagaagccctaTCAGTGCCACCTCTGTGGGAAGACCTTCCGGACACAGG CCAGTCTTGACAAGCACCATCGCACCCACACGGGAGAGCGGCCTTACAGCTGTGAGTTCTGTAACCAGCGCTTCACAGAGAAGGGCCCGATGCTCCGCCATGTcgccagcaagcaccaggacgaCCGCCCTCACTGCTGTAAGATATGTGGCAAGACCTTCAAGG CCATCGAGCAGCTCCGCGTCCATGTGCGTCGCCATCAGGGCATGAGGAAGTTTGAGTGCGAAAAGTGTGGCTACAAGTTCACCAGACAG GCCCACTTACGACGTCATATTCAGGTCCACAACCGCACCGAGAACTACAACCCGCGAGAGAGAAAGCTACGGAACCTGATAGTAAAGGATGAGGGGTCGCAGGAGGAGGATGAGACTAGCCCCTCACCAACACCACCCACTGAGAAGGGGACACCTGAGGGGCTGGCACCTGTCTCTGGACCCAGTGTCCCTCTTCCTGTCTTTGGACCTGGACTCAGTGTGTCTGGACCTGGAACTGTACCAGGAGCCAGTGACATCCTCAGGGTGGTTATCCAGCccctggtggaggaggtggtgtccaGCCAAGGGCAGGTGGTGGTGGGCTTTAACCAGGCTGTGGTGGGGCATGGGCCTGGCCAGTTGGAGGTAGGCTTAACCCAGAGCCAAGGTGTGGTAGGCCAAGGCCAGGTAGAGGTGGGCCTTACTCATGGCCAGGTCGGCTTTCCCCAGGTTGGGGTGGGACAGGGACATGGTCAGGTGGAGGTGCTCTCCTCCCAGGGTTTGGGTGTGGTGGGGCATGGTTTCATTGTGACAGATGTGTTAGACCAGACTCTCCTGGTGGCAGGAGACTACCCCATCCCTGAGACCACGGTGGATCTGAAGGACATACGGGAGGATCCTCCTGCTAAGAGCAAGGCCTGA